The stretch of DNA tatctttgacagattggtttgtttacaagtattagatgaaggaactatgaaattgattcataaaattcaaaatattcggcaaaatattgcagtttaataatgttgacttcaagcatttttaatttacagcccgatatcagtacaattgctacggcagcaatttcaatactcgcatcgtcatccagtttcctaacgtttttgatggtaaataaaaacaataaacattcgatccacatACTTGCCGAATGTTTGGACTgagtgcattgaatcgaacattcacttcaccgtgtagcagcacattggtcacaaccaagacgggtctatggtactaggtgaggccgtttcgtcactaagttggttaggggagcggtatatgaaaacagtacggaagaaagcagaaggggaattacatgcttgaagtgtgaaagagacagactgatcacgagcgagcttgggcacaagcgtattgtgttttgtttacaaacaaaacacagtagacttccaagatggctgaagagtggttttagcaagttggcccaccttaggatatacttctacgcgccttggtcacaacatttgtcgattcatcgagccaaaggtttgagtccaacattcgagtgaaatgttggacgaatcgtgtagcgcccgcataatCTGAGTTTCGCTACGTATAAACTCCGCATTTTTAGCCTAAACTCAAACCTCGGACATGAGTAGCGCTCATTCACTTGATACTGAGAACGCTGAGAAcacgaaagaatgaaaaaaaggaaaaaaggaaaaaaagtaaAGAAAATCAAACGCCGGTTCTCTTCATTCGTTTGTTGATAATTCAGAAGTGCAGTTGATAGTTCTGAGTTCCGCCCTTGAAAATGATTCAGTTCCAGCTACAATTGCTAGGGTCCCGCCTAGTTGCACAAGCGAAAAGCTATGACCGTAGCATTGACTGGATCGACCATCGGATCATGGATCTCGGAGAAAACGTGCTCCGATTGATTGACGATCTACTGCAGAAAGATTGCTACAAAAGCATTCGGACAATGGTTTTCTATGATTTCGAATTTAGCCGAGAGTGTGTCATCTTCCATAAACCTGTTCATTGTTGTGGGGTAGGTACAGGCTAAAGCCATTGAGTCGCGAGAATACCGACTCTATttgatattttgtttatacttttttttctctgttcatTGCAGAAATTGTTGAAGAATACAGAGACGCTGACGGTGCATTTGCTGAATAACAAAAAGCATGAAGATGTGGACGGCGATAAAACGCGTTTGGTtagcgatattttttttgttcaatgattttatattgttgATCAGAAGTTGATTCGATTCATCTCCACTTTTTTCATACAGGCTATGGAGTTCTTTATACTTCTTCAAGCCGCTTCCAATGCACTACAACGGTATAATGAAGATTATGAGCGTATTGACAACACTACAGCTGATTGTTTCCGCAAAGGACATGTGCTCGTTGAACGCATTCTTAAAAAAACTCGTAAGGAAACCACTTTCCTTAATGTTTTGTTCGATGTGGATGTCTGGAAGTGGAAAGTTGTTTTCGATTACACATGTGGCCCGTGTGAAAAAATGGGTGTTAAGTGTTGTCGGTTCGTCGACGCTATCGCTTGGTTTAAGGTGTTTAAAGATTCGATCAGTGTCAACCCGATTCTACACCTGGAGAGTAAACTGCACTTCGAAAGCATTCATTATTTGCCCAAAGACAAACTGCTCATTCGTGAGATTAACAACAATCGTCCATTGACGCCTGCTGGAATATACTTGATGAACGTTACTGAGTATGAGTTGAACGATATGTGCAAAGTTGGTAAGCAGATTGAACGGGATTCTTCGTTTGATAGAATTACCAAATACGTAAGAGAAAAATTATCGCACAAGTTGGGAGAGATGAATATCATCTACTTTGGTTCACGCATTATGGGAACTGCCAATCGTGATTCCGATTATGATATATTCATTGAATCATGTTCAAACAAGGAACCCACTGAATGTTTCAACATATCTGTTAAATGGGCTCTAACTCATCCTGAAGAAGTTATTATCGTGCGAATGATTCCTGAAGGCCCACTACTTCTAAGTATCTACGTTGAGGATCTGGGAGCCGCACTGGATCTCACCTTTAAAGACACGTATGCAACCGCTAATTGCCAACTGAAGAAGTATTTCTTCGACCTGCAGCCGTTAGCCCGAAAATTGTATTTTCTTCTGAGAATGTGGCAACGTGAAATAGGAATTACCCAATTTTTCCATGATCACTTAATGGCCATGCTGGTTATATTTTTCATGCAACGAAAGAAATATTTGCCGTCGGTCCGTTCCTTGCTTATTGGACCTCCCATGAGGGGCGATGAATATAATACGCGTTTCGAGAAAGATATACCGAAACCACCGCAACCTCGTGATTTATTCAGCCTGACTAAAGATTTCTTCCGTTATTGGGCGGAATTCGATTGGACGCGAAACGGAGTTTCTGTTTTTGAAGCCGCAGTCCTGCCAAGGGAAAAATTTCGCTTTGATCCACAACGCTCGAGCCCGATGATGTGCAGCGATTTTTTCAACCAAAGGCGTAATTGTGCAGCTAGACTAGCGACATCTGGCTACCGTATGTTTGTCGAGGCCTGCCAAGAAGCCAACGAAGTTCtcaagcagaagaaaaaaatgtaaccaCCAGACATCATCTTTCATTTGGTGTCGAAACTTGAATTccacatttgaatttttcaaacatatcactATGTTACAAGCAGCATCGAATGAACTAGAGACACAGTGAGTTCTAAATTTGGTAGCAGTTGTTCATTAATTTTATGAACtttcgtttctttttttttcatttttcaagcaGAAGATTTAATAACCATTCAAACCCGAACCAAATCACATCAAAAAGTGTCTATCGAGCTGAACCGATCCTACGACTTCGCTTATAGTTCCAAAAGAGCACAAGGAAAAGAATTTTCAACCATGTTTtgtttctaaaaaaaatgtggAAAGCTTTAATGCCTATATCCATCGCGACGGAAAAGTgccaaacatttattttattatatttttgtaagagtttgttttcgaaattttatttttcttgtgaTAATTACATAAAAACCGTTGAATGGTTCAGTGAACCAGACGATGCCAGAGAGAATATGTATTTGAATCGCGCTTGTGTTGGCGAACCCCTCATCTGACAGTTTAAATACCATAAAGTGTAAACTTTCTAAAAAGGTGTAGATTCACTGAAATTAGAATTACCAAGTGTATTTTGTAGTTAGAGGATATTTGCAATGACAAAATTTGATGTAGTAATATTAAGAATAAAACATCTTATAAAAGACTTGCTTTCTCATGTTTCTGTGTGAGTATCACTGAATCCTTTCGGAGCTAAGACCTTAGACAGACCACATCAGTCAGAATACTTGTACAAAACTTGTatgttatactagctgacccgacaaacttcgatccgcccaaaatttgttttttgttatcaataccttcaaacattcacgttttcttactaagcgcaagttcatgagtccaatcgcagaactgttcattgattgatcttctaatcgacccactTGAATTTACCTTtggccttttactataaaattccaagtagttctaccaaaactcattataatataggattattttcagacacaattctcgttcattccgttacatggaatacaggtcggactcgaccattttttttcaacaatcattttcaaatcctatacataatcgaatctcaagaaaacaattttttcattaatgtatgagtgtcaaacattaatagaaaaatagcttttttgcgattcgattatgtattggatttgaaagttaacgttgaaagtgaaattgcgattatatataatcgagtccaacctgtaaatgtttgatacagaaaatatgatagaataaagacagacccctcccctcttctccccttagagagcggggaggagtgttgaaccaccttagaaatgtttcttccccataaaatctgtacatgccaaatttagttccgtttgcttgattagttcttgaattatgcggaaatgtatgcgtCATTTGCCCCCTCCCTCTCAGAGAgacaggaggagtgtctattcaccatagaaacgttttgtgtcccctaaaaccttggcatgccaaatttggcattttctagattagttttcgagttatgcagaaatttgtctttcatttgtatggcagctcccccttagagagggcgtGGAGGACCAccgtgaaacatttattgcgccctaaaacctccatatacctaatttggtttcgtttgcttgattaattctcgagtaatgcagtatGACAGCCCCCTTAAAAGAGGGGGTGCagaatctaaccaccatagaatcatttattgcacccacatgccaaatttgttttcatttgcttgaataattctcgagtaatgcagaaatttgtgtttcatttgtatgagaaagacgggaggagtgtctattcgccatataaacgttttgtgtcccctaaaaccttcgaatgccaaaatttggtattttcttgatcaGTTTTCGAGCCATGcacaaatttgtctttcatttgttctgttcttgtttttgaagggactttaacccaaaggtcattcgtccctattgtctttcatttgtatggcagctccccattagagagggggtggagtgtctaaccaccgtgaaaacatttattgcgcctcaaaacctccatatacctaaatcggtttcgtttgcttgattaattctcgaataatgtagaaatttgagtGGGATTTGTGGCAGCCCCTCctgagagagggggaggagtatctaaccaccataaaaacatttattgcaccccaaaaccttcacatgccaaatttggagggggatggagtgtcgaaccaccatagaaacatttattgcacccctatgagaggggggaggagtatcttcttcttcttcttgaatggcgttaacgttcccttgtggagcttttgctgtctcaacgtatgcattaactagcgtaatttattaatacttagttgagatttcttaagccaaataacacgccttgaatgtattccgaggggcaagctcttgaatacgcgtgaccacagtgcaaatacaaggaaatttctttgacgaaaactcccccggccagaacgggaatcgaacccgaacacccggcatgataatgtgagacgctaaccactcggccacgggtgcacaaggggaggagtatctaaccaccgtaaaaacatttgttgccccctaaaaccttcacatgccgaatttggtttcgtttgcttgaataatttgcaagtcatgtagaaatttgtgtttcatttgtatggcagcaccccccccccccccttagagagggggaggtgtctcaaactatcatgaaaaccttccccggccccaaaaacccctacataccaattttcatgtcgatcagttcagtagtttccgagtccataagaatcagacaaacagacagaaatctatttttatatattaggctgtcaaaaaagtcctgcggtatttccgcgaggtgtcgttgtaagcgcgtagttctagttgtattcattgtatcgagtcatactatagcttgttggaaaggtatttttgcacgCTATAATGCCCttggcagtgttttgtttggttaagtcgttcgtgagttatagtgtcgcaaatatggagcaaaataaagagaaaatccgacatattttacagtactactatgacaaaggcaaaaatgcatctcaagctgccaataaaatttgtgcagtttatggacccgatacagtttcaatttccaccgcacaacgatggtttcagcgttttcgttctggtgtagaggttgtcgaagatgcgccacgctccggaaggcctgtcgtcgaaaattgcgacaaaatcgctgaattagccgagaaaaaccggcatagtagcagccgtagcatcggccaagagctggggataagtcatcaaaccgttattaaccatttgaagaagcttggattcacaaagaagctcgatgtatgggtgccacacaggttgacgcaaaaaaacatctttgaccgtatcgacgcatgtgaatcgctgctgaatcgcaacaaaatcgacccgtttctgaagcggatggtgactggcgatgaaaagtgggtcacttacaacaacgtgaagcgcaaacggtcgtggtcgaagcccgctgaagcggctcagacggtggccaaaccctcattaacggccaggaaggttctgctgtgtgtttggtgggattgtcaaggaataatctattatgagctgcttccctatggccaaacgctcaattcggacctgtactgccaacaactggaccgcttgaaggtagcactcatgaaaaagaggccatctttgataaacagaggccgcattgtcttccatcaggacaacgtcaggccacacacttctttggtgacgcgccagaagctccgggagctcggatgggaggttcttttgcatccgccgtatagtccggaccttgcaccaagtgactaccacctgtttttgtccatggcgaacgagctaggtagtcagaagttagccacaaaagaggcctgtgaaaattggctatccgagttttttgccaataaggaagcgagcttctataacaggggtattatgaagttggcatctcgttgggaacaagtcatcgaacaaaacggcgcatatttgacttgaaacagatgattgtaactaattttatgaacaaatgaaaattcaaaaaaaaataccgcaggacttttttgacagcctaatatatagatatgaaaacaaacgaacatgaagGATCACGAATTCCACACTAGACTGAAAATCCGAAGAAGTCGGCTTGAAACGTTCGTCGCCCAGCGCCGTTCGGTTGAATTTCTTGCGAGGCcccaataagaaaaaaatatagggggttgtatccaagacattatcttttcggatattatttataaatgaaacgaaatttcattaaaaattctcTAGTAGAAAGTATCGGTGAGCCTGAGGAGagttaatggcttgcgtggatTTGTAGAAGCAGTTCTAATAGCAACGGTTcttttttgcctttgcgagaacaatacacgaactGGTAGCAATTTATTTCTTTTTGTCAATGCTATCGCAGGATAATGGAAAAACGGAGCAGAATGAAAAAATCCCAGGTGCAGGCGATGGTTCTCTGTAGTCTTCAGATATCGAAGAACACTCTTGGCTTCGGTCCAGTTGCGGTTTGTTGGGTTTTCTTTTCTGCCCAGCAGTGAAACGGATACGCAAATGTCCGGCCGAGTGTTGACCGAAACATAAAGCAAACTAATACTCCTTCTGCTTGAGGTATCCGAGGTCAATCGGCACTTCCGATGGCTTGGCTTATAACTTCGACATAACTTGTTTGAACGAGAGTGTAATGGTCACCGTCCCTCGACCGGTGAATCCCCAAGAAGTGCTTGAGTTCGCCTAGACAGGATAACTTTGAGTGTTGCTGAAGCTGTTGGCGAGTCTCTTCAAAATCTTCCTCGGAGTTGCAGGCGACGACCATATCGTCAACGTATATAAGGATTTCTGTCATGGTTGCGGATATACAGACACGTGTCGGCATAAGCATGGTGGAAGCCCATGGACTTGAAAATACCGTCGATCTTCTTATTCCATGCACGAGCGGACTGCTTGAGTCCGTAAATGCTGCGCTTGAGGTGGCAAATCATGCCATCGTGTCAATTGAAGCCAGCGGGTTGCTTCATAACATGTCTTCCTGCAGCTCCGCATATAGATAGGCGTACTTGATATCGAAGTGCTTGACCACCATCTGTTGCTTATTGTCCAAAACGAGGACTGTTCGAAGAGTCGTTTGACGTACGACAGGAGCGAATACGTCGTCGTAGTCTTGACCGAATTTCTGTTCGAATCCCTGGGCGACTAGTCGTGCTTTGTGCCGCACCACTCGTCCGTGTTCGTCCTCCTTGTTCTTAAACGTCCACTCACA from Toxorhynchites rutilus septentrionalis strain SRP chromosome 3, ASM2978413v1, whole genome shotgun sequence encodes:
- the LOC129776119 gene encoding uncharacterized protein LOC129776119; protein product: MIQFQLQLLGSRLVAQAKSYDRSIDWIDHRIMDLGENVLRLIDDLLQKDCYKSIRTMVFYDFEFSRECVIFHKPVHCCGKLLKNTETLTVHLLNNKKHEDVDGDKTRLAMEFFILLQAASNALQRYNEDYERIDNTTADCFRKGHVLVERILKKTRKETTFLNVLFDVDVWKWKVVFDYTCGPCEKMGVKCCRFVDAIAWFKVFKDSISVNPILHLESKLHFESIHYLPKDKLLIREINNNRPLTPAGIYLMNVTEYELNDMCKVGKQIERDSSFDRITKYVREKLSHKLGEMNIIYFGSRIMGTANRDSDYDIFIESCSNKEPTECFNISVKWALTHPEEVIIVRMIPEGPLLLSIYVEDLGAALDLTFKDTYATANCQLKKYFFDLQPLARKLYFLLRMWQREIGITQFFHDHLMAMLVIFFMQRKKYLPSVRSLLIGPPMRGDEYNTRFEKDIPKPPQPRDLFSLTKDFFRYWAEFDWTRNGVSVFEAAVLPREKFRFDPQRSSPMMCSDFFNQRRNCAARLATSGYRMFVEACQEANEVLKQKKKM